The DNA sequence CCTCCACCTACTCGGGCGGCATGCGCAGGCGGCTGGACATCTCGGCGAGCCTCGTCGGCTCGCCGCAGGTCATCTTCCTCGACGAGCCGACGACCGGACTGGACCCCACCTCCCGGATCGCGGTGTGGGAGGTCATCGAGCGGCTCGCCAAGGACGGCGTCTCGGTCCTGCTCACCACGCAGTACCTGGAGGAGGCCGACCGGCTCTGCGAGCGGATCACCCTGCTCTCCAAGGGCTCGATCGTCGCCGAGGGCACCCCCGCGGAACTCAAGGCGGCCGTCGGCCAGCGCATGGTCACCGTGACGCTGACGGCGGAGTCGGAGGTGCCGGGCGCGGTGCGCGCCCTGGAGGCCGCCGGGTTCCGGGCCGCCGCCGCGCAGGACTCCCCGTCCGCGCTCGGCGTCCCCGTGGCCGCCTCCGCCGACCTGGCGGTCGTGGTGCGCACGCTGAACGAGACGCACACCGAGATCGCCGAACTCGGCTTCTCCGAACCGACCCTGGACGACGTCTACCTGCGGCTCACCCACGAGCCCGCCGCAACCCCGGTGCCCGCGTGACCGTCCCGACCATCCCCACCGCAGAAGGAGTACAGAGATGACGGTCGTCGAGGCCGGGGCGAACCCCCGGCGGACACCGCCCGTGCGGCGCGACGGCGTGACCGCCCAGTGGGGCACCAGCGGCCTGATCTCGCAGACCGCCGCGCTCACCGGCCGCTCGCTGCGGCCCTACATGAACGCGGGGGTGATCATCGTGACCTTCGTCGAGCCCCTCGTCATGCTGCTGATGTTCGCCGGCGTGCTGAAGGTGCTCGGCGAGGCCCCGGGCATGTCCAAGGAGATGGCCTACATCGACGGCCTGGCCCCCGCCATCATGATCATCACGGCGGTCGCCGCGGGCGCCCAGGCGGGCAACGGTCTCATCAACGACCTGCGCAACGAGGTCATCACCCGCTTCCACACCCTGCCCATCAACCGGTTCAGCGTGCTGCTGGCGCGCAGCTTCGCCGACGCGGCCCGCTCCCTGTACCAGCTGATCGCCGTGGCCGTGCTGGCCGCGGTCATCTTCGGTTTCTCGCCACCCGGCGGGATCCTCGGCGTGCTCGGCGCGATCCTCATGAGCCTGCTCGTCGGCTGGTCCATGAGCTGGATCTTCATCATGATGGCCGCCCTGCTGCGCAACGGCGACGTGCTGCGCATGATCACCACGCTGCTCACCTTCCCGCTGCTGTTCGCCTCCAACGCCTTCGTGCCGCCGGAGTCGATGCCGACCGGGCTGCGGGTGATCGCCCAGGCCAACCCGATCTCGTACGCCAACGACGCCGTGCGCAGCATGGTCGCCGGCAACGTCACCGTGGTGGAGCTGCTCACCACCGTCGCGGTGTGCCTGGCCCTGGTGTGCGTGTGCGCACCGATCTCCAAGCGCTCGTTCCGGGTGATGTGACGCCCCCGCGCACGAGCCCCGCACCGCGGACCGCATGACCGGTAGTGCCCTCATCCCGCCCCCTGCCCGAGCGCAGTGGGCGGGATGTCCCGTCCCGGTGGCACCAAGCTGTCGAACCGAACTCCGAACACTCCAAGCCGTTCTGGCCGTGTCTAGGTTTAATCCGCGAGTGGGCAAAACCTGCCCCTGGGAAGAACACCTTCCGAGAGGTTGACGTGGCGCAATCCGGAATCGGTCTCGACGAACGTTCGGAGCTTCTCTACCGGAGGCTGCTCCGGCGGACGAACTGGCAGACGCAGGAACTGGCGCAGGTCATGAAGTGGCCGGCGTCCGAGGTCGTACGAGCGATGGAGACACTGCGGGCCGAGGGACTCGCCGCCGTCTCGGCGGACGACCCCACCGCCTTCCGCGCGGTCGAGCCGTGCATCGGCCTCCCGGCCCTGCTGGCCCGGTCGATGCACGAGGGGCGCTCCCCGCAGCCCCGCCCGGTCGAGATCGACCGGTTCATCGCCCTGCACGAGCGGGCGGCCGAGCGGATGGAGGAGTCGGCCGACGGCGGCGGCCACCGCACCGACGCGTCCACCGTGATCGAACGGATGGTCGCCAAGGCGGAGAGCGAGGTGGTCTTCCTCGTCCCGCGGTACGTCGAGGGCGGGTTCCCCTTCTCCCGTCCCATCGTGGACATGGGACTGCGGCGCGGCATGCGGCTGCGGGCCGTGTGGGCGGCCTCCGTCTTCCACGCCCACCCGGCCATGGTCCACGCGCAGTGGCTGGCCCAGCAGGACGTCCCGCCCCGCATGGCCGACTCGGTGCCGGTGTGCGCCATGATCATGGACGGTGCGGTGGCCGTGGTGATCGACGACGCCCGGACACCCCGGGTGGTGCGGTCCGCCGCGGAACTGGACTCCCTGTGCTCCCTGTCGGAGCGGCTCTGGGAGCGGGGCACGGCGGTGCGGCAGCTCAGACGCAACCCCGGCGCGGCGACCACGCGCAGACCCCGTACGGAGATCGTCCTGCGCCTGCTGGCCGAGGGCCTCACCGACGACGCCATAGCCCGGCGGCTGGGGTGCAGCGTCCGCACCGTCCGCAACGACGTGGCGGCCGCCATGGTCGCGCTGGACGCCCGCAGCAGGTTCCAGGCGGGCGCCCGCGCCATGCAGGTGGGCCTCATCTGAAGTACCCCGTACGACCGTGTGCCCCGGGCCCCGACACCTCGGGCACACGGTGCCGTGAGGCGGGCGTGAGGCGGGCGTGAGGCGGGCGTGAGGCGGGCGTGGTTCGGACGTCGATCGGGCGTGGACCGGGCGTGCGTCGGGTGGGCATCGGGGTTGCATCGGGCGTGGGCAGGCGTGGGCGGGGTGGGCTCCGGGTGCACCGGTGTCCCGAGCCGGCGCCGGGCGGCCGCGAGCCGGGCGATCCCCGGGCGGGGCGGCCCCCGGCCCCGGCGGACCCACGGAACCGCCGTCAGGGCGGGCGCGGGGCCGTGCCGGGAGAGGTGGTGCGGGCGCGGCGGAGGGCGCCTGGCACCATGCGGCCACCCCAACAGGACAGGGTCGGGGGTCCTGCTACCGCGCACGCGGTCACGAGGCCGCCCCGGCCCCTCGCCGGCGCTTCCCGTCCTCCCCACCCCACCTCGCCCGCACACCCGCCCCGGCAGCCCGACCGGCCGGGCGGCGACGAAGGGACACGCGCGGCGCGACGGGCCACCGCCCGCGCGGCACCACGTCACCGAGGGCAGGGTCCATGCCGCCGTGAGCGTCCCGCCACCTCGTGCGCGGAGCATGGCGCCTCGCGCGCAGGCCGGGTCACCCGTGGCCAGG is a window from the Streptomyces capillispiralis genome containing:
- a CDS encoding ATP-binding cassette domain-containing protein, whose product is MIEAIDVTKSFGDVTALNGVNVSVPEGSIHGLLGHNGAGKTTLVHILSTLLEPTTGTARICGLDVTAKAQDVRRRIGLTGQFASVDEQLSGRENLTLIARLLGASRRQALARADELLELFELTDAAKRPASTYSGGMRRRLDISASLVGSPQVIFLDEPTTGLDPTSRIAVWEVIERLAKDGVSVLLTTQYLEEADRLCERITLLSKGSIVAEGTPAELKAAVGQRMVTVTLTAESEVPGAVRALEAAGFRAAAAQDSPSALGVPVAASADLAVVVRTLNETHTEIAELGFSEPTLDDVYLRLTHEPAATPVPA
- a CDS encoding helix-turn-helix transcriptional regulator, whose translation is MAQSGIGLDERSELLYRRLLRRTNWQTQELAQVMKWPASEVVRAMETLRAEGLAAVSADDPTAFRAVEPCIGLPALLARSMHEGRSPQPRPVEIDRFIALHERAAERMEESADGGGHRTDASTVIERMVAKAESEVVFLVPRYVEGGFPFSRPIVDMGLRRGMRLRAVWAASVFHAHPAMVHAQWLAQQDVPPRMADSVPVCAMIMDGAVAVVIDDARTPRVVRSAAELDSLCSLSERLWERGTAVRQLRRNPGAATTRRPRTEIVLRLLAEGLTDDAIARRLGCSVRTVRNDVAAAMVALDARSRFQAGARAMQVGLI
- a CDS encoding ABC transporter permease, coding for MTVVEAGANPRRTPPVRRDGVTAQWGTSGLISQTAALTGRSLRPYMNAGVIIVTFVEPLVMLLMFAGVLKVLGEAPGMSKEMAYIDGLAPAIMIITAVAAGAQAGNGLINDLRNEVITRFHTLPINRFSVLLARSFADAARSLYQLIAVAVLAAVIFGFSPPGGILGVLGAILMSLLVGWSMSWIFIMMAALLRNGDVLRMITTLLTFPLLFASNAFVPPESMPTGLRVIAQANPISYANDAVRSMVAGNVTVVELLTTVAVCLALVCVCAPISKRSFRVM